The Budorcas taxicolor isolate Tak-1 chromosome 18, Takin1.1, whole genome shotgun sequence genome window below encodes:
- the RPS11 gene encoding 40S ribosomal protein S11 — protein sequence MADIQTERAYQKQPTIFQNKKRVLLGETGKEKLPRYYKNIGLGFKTPKEAIEGTYIDKKCPFTGNVSIRGRILSGVVTKMKMQRTIVIRRDYLHYIRKYNRFEKRHKNMSVHLSPCFRDVQIGDIVTVGECRPLSKTVRFNVLKVTKAAGTKKQFQKF from the exons ATGGCGGACATTCAG ACAGAACGTGCGTACCAAAAGCAACCGACCATCTTTCAAAATAAGAAGAGGGTCCTGCTTGGAGAAACTGGCAAAGAAAAGCTCCCCAGATACTACAAGAACATTGGTCTGGGCTTCAAGACTCCAAAGGAG GCCATCGAGGGCACCTATATTGACAAGAAATGCCCTTTTACGGGTAACGTCTCCATTCGAGGGCGGATCCTGTCTG GCGTGGTGACCAAAATGAAGATGCAGAGGACCATCGTCATCCGCCGAGACTACCTTCACTACATCCGGAAGTACAACCGCTTCGAGAAGCGCCACAAGAACATGTCTGTGCACCTTTCTCCCTGCTTCAG GGACGTCCAGATCGGTGACATCGTCACGGTGGGTGAGTGCCGGCCCCTGAGCAAGACCGTGCGCTTCAATGTCCTCAAGGTCACCAAGGCTGCCGGCACCAAGAAGCAGTTCCAGAAGTTCTGA
- the RPL13A gene encoding 60S ribosomal protein L13a — MAEGQVLVLDGRGHLLGRLAAIVAKQVLLGRKVVVVRCEGINISGNFYRNKLKYLAFLRKRMNTNPSRGPYHFRAPSRIFWRTVRGMLPHKTKRGQAALERLKVFDGIPPPYDKKKRMVVPAALKVVRLKPTRKFAYLGRLAHEVGWKYQAVTATLEEKRKEKAKIHYRKKKQLMRLRKQAEKNIEKKIGKFTEVLKTHGFLV, encoded by the exons ATGGCGGAGGGGCAG GTCCTGGTGCTCGATGGCCGAGGCCATCTCCTGGGCCGCCTGGCGGCCATTGTGGCCAAGCAGGTGCTTCTGG GCCGGAAGGTTGTGGTCGTGCGCTGTGAGGGCATCAACATTTCTGGCAATTTCTACAGAAATAAAT tGAAATACCTGGCCTTTCTCCGCAAGCGGATGAACACCAACCCCTCCCGTGGCCCCTACCACTTCCGAGCCCCCAGCCGCATCTTTTGGCGGACAGTGCGAG gcatGCTGCCCCACAAGACCAAGCGGGGCCAGGCTGCTCTGGAGCGCCTCAAGGTGTTTGATGGGATCCCACCACCCTATGACAAG AAAAAGCGAATGGTGGTTCCTGCTGCCCTCAAGGTTGTGCGTCTGAAGCCTACTCGCAAG TTTGCCTACCTAGGGCGCCTGGCTCATGAGGTTGGCTGGAAGTACCAGGCAGTAACAGCCAccctggaggagaagagaaaggagaaagccaAGATCCACTACCGGAAAAAGAAGCAGCTCATG AGGCTACGGAAGCAGGCCGAAAAGAACATCGAGAAGAAAATTGGCAAATTCACAGAGGTCCTCAAGACTCACGGATTCCTAGTCTGA